Part of the Virgibacillus natechei genome is shown below.
TAAACCTTACTTCCATTATACTATGAAAAAATTAAAAGCAACAAGGATACGATTTAAGAGGTTGTTCAAAAGTCCGCTAAAAATTTACACGTCTAGGGGAGCTTCTGCTAAAATCGCCCACGTCCTGTGGGCAACGCAGAAGTCAGCACAACACGCGAGAAGCTCGTTGGCTTGTTTCTCCGCTCCTTGGAAAAGAAACACACTTTTCCTGCGTGCTAGAGCGTTTGCTCATGTATCTAAAAGCATACATTCCGCTGCTAGAAACTAACGCCGCCTCGAACTTTCGACGCACAGGACGTGCTAGTGTCGGCGTTGCAGGCAGGACGCCTGCGACTTTAGCCGACGCGGTCCTTTTAATCCTCCATTTTGAACACGCACTTTAGGAAGACCTAGCCATCCGACAAGTTTGGACAAGATGGGTGAAGGAAGCAAAAAAAATGCACAGGCGCTATAACCTGTGCAAAAAACTAATTTATTTATTAAAAGGGGGTCAATTAGTTACTAACATTGTACCCCATAATTATTGCATGCGTGTTACAACAGCGTTAAAAAGCAGTTACTTTTTTATTTTTAACATTATGCATTTGCAGCTTTTAATTCCTCCAATAAATCTTCCGTGTACTTAATAGCTGCTTCGCCTGCTATACTTCCGTCACCTGTTGCTGTCACAATTTGTCGAAGGGTTTTCGCACGAATATCTCCGGCTGCGAATACGCCAGGTACACTTGTTTCCATGTGTTCATTTGTTGGAATATAGCCTTCTTCATCTGTGATACCAAGTGATTTGAAAGGCTCACTTAATGGAACCATGCCTATATAAACAAATACTCCATCAATATCATAATCGTATTCTTCTTTCGTTTTCACATTTTGAAGGGAAACACTACTGACTTTTCCGTCTGGGCCATTGATTTTCTGGGCCACAGTATCCCAAATAAAGTCAATCTTATCATTATCAAATGCACGATCTTGGATGATCTTTTGCGCACGCAATTCATCACGACGGTGAACAACTGTTACTTTTTCTGCAAACCGTGTTAAATAAATGCCTTCTTCTACTGCAGAATCTCCCCCACCGATCACGACAAGATTTCTGTTTTTGAAAAATGCGCCATCACACACCGCGCAATAGGAAACACCACGACCGCCTAACTCTTCTTCACCCGTAATGCCCAGTTTCTTAAATTGTGCACCTGTTGTAATGATGAGTGTTCTCGTTTTATATTCCTTCTTGCCAGCAATAATTGTTTTATATTCCCCATGATCAATAACTTCTTTTATATCGCCATAAGCATATTCGGCTCCAAATTTCTTTGAATGGTCGAACATTTTATTCGATAAATCAGGTCCTAAAATATGGTCAAAGCCAGGAAAGTTCTCCACATCTTCCGTATTTGCTACCTGACCACCTGGAATCCCACGTTCAATCATTAATGTGTCTAAGTTAGCACGTGATGCATAAAGTGCTGCAGTCATCCCTGCTGGTCCTGCACCAGCAATAATGACATCAAACATACGATCTTCGGACATATATATCGCCCCTTTTTTTTCAATAATAATTAAGCCATATATAGCTTATTAAAACAACAGCGATTCGTCTATTATTTTGCTCATTTACGAACGCAACGGGAATTCTTCATTGGCTAATTGTGAGTGTTTTTTACTACCCTCTTCCCATAAAGCAAGCGCAGCATCCTGTTTTCCTACATGATAGGACGCGATGCTATACCATCTATAATAGGAAACATGATTATTCACCGAACTTTTTATAAGTGAACGAAAGCGGTTATACGCATCCTGATAGTATCCTGTTCTGGCCAATGTAACTGCTATACGTAGTTTTTGCTGTTCATGAATAGGATATACGTTTAGTAATGCCTGAATATTTCTTTCGTATGCTTGTTTTTGATTTAATTCATAATAAAAGAGTGCTAAATTTGTATGACTGTATAAGGAAGTAGGATCTTCTTCTAAGATATCTTGTTCCATTTGAATGGCATCGTCCTTATGACCAAAATAAAATAACGCTTTTGCATAGTCATGTTTTGCAAGCTTATGATCCGGAAATAACGTCATCATTTCTTCAATAAGCGGAAGTGCCTTTTCCCATTGTCTATTTTCCATATGGTAAAAGACCGTCTCTTGATAGATAAGAAGTTCATCTTCTTCCTCAAGGTCCCAATTATTATCTTCCTCATCGTCCTCTTCATCAATGTCAATGAGATGAAGTAAACGTTTGGCTTCTTCTGTAAAATCACCGTTAGGCTCTTTATCAATATATGAATTAGCGTATTTTTTTGCATCATTTAAGAGACCTAAATGGGCATAATTATTTGCTATCAAGTAGTAACAATCGACATAATCCGTTGATTGCAGTACTTCTGTCAACAATTGATTTGCTTTATGAAACGAACCGATTTCTGTATATATAATGGACATTTGACATTGATACAAGGCCTCTTCTGGTTTAGCCTCAATCGCTTTTTTAATCCATTTGATAGAGATGTCAAATTTTCTTTTCTGAAAAGCTTCTACACCTTTTGTGAAATAAAAATCGCCTTCAGGAATAAACGGGACAATATTATTCTGTTTTCCATCAGTTTTATCTTTCACTTGCTGCATAAGTCTGTCCCCCTATAATTCATTGCATACCGCTTCAAAGTATATCATATTTATAAGGGGAATAATACGTTAGGTTTCGGACAAAATAAACAATTGCATAAAAACAAGGGCTCTTTTCGTAAGTATTGGGACTGCGCTTACTCGTCCCACCGAAGACAATTGTTACTTTTAAACCTTCGTAGTTGATATAAAAGACGACGCAGTGAAAAATCTTTTGCAAACGCTGTTGAGAGCAGGGAGTCGCTGCGGAAACACATTTCGCTTTCCGCGGGCGGATGGTGAGCCTCCTCGTGCTAACGCACTCCGGGGTCTCACCGAAGCCTTTCCTCCCGCCGGAGTCTTCATGTGTTTCCTTCGCTGGGTGTTCCGGTTACTGCCGCTAAATTGCATTAGTAATCAATAGTCAAAACATCCAACCGCCTCACCAGTTCGGGTGAGCGAAGGGCGGTGACTCCAGCGGGAACAAGGGTTTTCGGTGGGGCGAGTAACTGCAGTCCCAATCTTTTAGAAAACAGCCAAAACAAACTAACCTTTATCACCATTTTACGGGCAAGTAAGTTTTGCTTCATTTCTTCTATTATTCTTCTGGTGTTACGGCATCATGCATTAATTGTTCCAATTCGTTCCTATAGTTGGCTTTTTGTTCATCCGTCCAATTTAATTTTTTTGCCATATAATTGGTTACATTTTCTTTATGAGCGTTAACCCACTCTATTTCAAAAAACAAAGCTCCTGTACGGCGGACAAAGAAATCAGCCGGTTTATATGCTGATTCGTATTCCATTGCGTAGTCAAGCTCTGCAACAACAATCGGGTCTATCCCTGCTGTTTCTGCTTCTTCCTGTTTATTTTGATAGATCTCAAACACGATCGTACTATTCGCTCCATATAAGTTGATAAGTTTCAGCACCATATCTTCTTCTAGCCCAATCGCGATCCCTTCGGCTACTTGCTGTTTTTTAAATTGTTCAAACCCTGCTGCTCCACCTACTTCGCCTCCAGAAATCGGTAAATGCTTCGTTTGTGAATCGGTGTAAAGGATTTGTTCTTCCTCTTTGAATTGTTTAGCCACAGCATCAACTATTTCCTTCGCCATTTTCCGGTAGCCTGTCAACTTTCCACCAGCCATCGAGATCAACCCTGAATCAGATACAAAAATCTCATCTTTTCGTGATATTTCTCCTGGTTTATTTGTTTTTTCTTCGGCAATTAACGGACGTAAACCTGCCCAACTTGATTCTACATGATGGGCTTGCATGTCTAGTGATGGGAACATATAATTGATAGAATCCAGTATATAATCTCGATCTTTCATTGTCATTTTTGGATTAGCAATATCTCCCTCATAAGCGGTATCTGTTGTACCTACATATGTTTTTTTGCCACGCGGTATTGCAAAGATCATTCGTCCATCCTGTGTATCAAAGTAAATAGCCTGTTGTAGTGGAAAGGTTTCATTTGAAAAGACTAAATGAGCTCCCTTCGTCAATACTAGTGATTTTCCTTGTTTAGACCCATCAATTTCTCTTAATTCATCAACCCAAGGTCCTGCTGCATTAATAATTTTCTTAGCATACACATGACGTGTATCCCCATTTACTTCATCTTTTACCACTACACCTATAACTTTATTTGATTCATCATAAATGAAATCAATTATTTTCGCATAATTGATAGCATTGGCGCCTTTTTCTACCGCTTTCTTTAACACTTCAATGGTTAAGCGAGCATCATCTGTTTTATATTCCACATAAAATCCTGCACCCCTAAGGTCTTCTTTTTTTATAAGTGGTTCCTTTTCCAACGCTTCTTCCGGCTTGAACATGGTGCGACGTTCGCTTTTCTTAACCCCTGCCAGAAGATCATAAACACGCAATCCTATATTCGTCATCAAGGGACCGAATGTTCCTCCTTTATGAAATGGGAGCATCATCCATTCCGGTGTGGTTACATGTGGACCATTTTCATACACAATTGCACGTTCCTTGCCCACATCCGCAACCATTTTTACCTCAAACTGCTTTAAGTAGCGTAATCCCCCATGTACAAGCTTCGTTGAACGACTCGATGTTCCAGCAGCAAAGTCCTGCATGTCAATTACTGCCGTGCTCATTCCCCGCATTGCAGCATCCAAGGAAATTCCCGCACCTGTTATACCACCACCGATGACGAGTATATCCAATTTTTCGTTTTCCAGTTTGTTAAACCTATTAACTCGATTATAGCTTGAAAAGATAGACATGATTATGACACTCCTATTCCTTGTTTTTCTATACCTATATTTACCCTGATCGTACTGAACTCATGTGTTTACAACGATTGGAAAAACCTGTTCAAAACAAAAAACCGCAAAATAGACTAATGCTTTTTGACATTAGCTATTTGCGGTTTCTCCACTTCTCCATCCGAAACATATTAACTTACCTTTAGTATAGCATAGCTTTACTTCTTTCGTATAGTACAAGGACTTCTTAATTCCATAATTCAGTTTTTGATGTCGAAACAGCAACGGCACCAGCATCCAGTGCAGCTTTTACCTGCATATCGTTTTTTATTAATCCTCCAGCTATGATTGGTATATTCGTTGATTGAAAAACTTCCTCAATAATACTTGGGATCAGACCAGGAAGCACCTCTACACAATCTGGTTGTAAGCGTTCGACCAATTTCAAATTATTATCGAGCGCTTTACTATCAAGTAAAAACAGGCGCTGAATAGCTATTAGGTGATGTTTTTTCGCTAAACTAATCACATTCCCGCGCGTCGAGAGAAGGCCGTCCGGTTTCACCTCCCGAATTAAATATTCCATCCCATATTCATCCGATTTCAATCCTTGTATGAGATCAGCGTGAATAAAGACTCTTTTATTCGCTCGCTTTGCATAATGAACGAGGTTTTTCAATTGGGAAAGGCGTGTTTCCAGAAGAACAATCGTTGCTTGAGAGGTTTCCAATGCCTTATCAAAATCTTTCATATTCCGTACTGCTGGTAATACCCCTGATTCAATCTCCATCTATCTCACCTACTTATTCCGAGAAATCAGATTTACGTTTCTCCATTTCATCTTTTGTATAAATAACTTTCATCGGGTTTCCCCCAGCAAAAGATCCGGCTGGGACATGCTTATGCACCAATGTCCCTGCCGATACAATTGCCCTGTCACCAATTGTAACGCCAGGTAATATTGTCGAATTTGCGCCAATTAACACTTCATCGCCAATACGAACGTCGCCGATTCGGTACTCTTCAATCAAATACTCATGTGCTAATAAGGTCGTATTATAACCAATAACACTATTTCGACCAACCGTTATTTTTTCTGGAAACATGATGTCAGGCATAACCATTAAAGCAAAGGCTGTTTTATCGCCTATCTTCATACGTAAAAACGTTCGATATAGCCAATTTTTCATACGTAAAAAAGGGACGTATCTTCCAAGTTGTATGACAATAAAATTTTTAACCACTTTCCAGAAAGGTACTGTTTTATAAATTTGCCAAAGTGAATTAGCATTTTCTACCTGGAATCGTTTCGTATTCCGCATTTTCTACACCTCTATGATTTTTAACAAATCATGCATTTCTTCCAGCATATAAGTAGGGTCATATTCTAGAAGTCGTTCCTTCCCTTTCTGCGACCACGCTACACCAGCGGTTTGTACATGAGCGTTTTGACCTGCTTCAATATCATGATGATTATCACCAACCATTAACGTGGTGGCTGGATCAGCTTGTAAATCTTCCAACGCTTTCCAAATAGGCTCGGGATGTGGTTTGGCTTGTGTCACATCATCCAGCGTAATCACGGATTCAAAGAAGGTATCCAGTTCGGTCAAAGCTAGTCCCATCTTTACTGCTTCACTCATCTTTGTTGAAACAATTCCAAGCTTTATCCCCTTGCTTTTCAATTGATAGATTGTGTCCGTCACTTGTGGAAATGCTGTAACGTACTTGTCATGATTTGCATGATTATGCTCCCGATACGTTGCTATCATATTCTCCGCACGGACCGGATCTATTTTTTTCAAGGTTTCAATCAAAGGGGGGCCATTAAACTCGGCTAGTTCTTCCCTTGTAAAAGATAAATTATATTGTTTAAATGTATGATCAAAGGATGCGAATATTAATTCATTGGTATCAATTAACGTGCCATCAAGATCAAAGAGTATTGTATGAATGTTCATTTACTGCTTCCTTTCTTTTTTTCATATCGCTTCGCTTCCAAATAAATGCTACAGCCATGGTCAATACAATAGCCGTTACCAGCCGAATGAGCAGCAATGGCCATACCGGAATCCCGAGAGGAATAAAAATTAGTGTATCCTCAACGACAGCGTGACAGGCTACAAGAAAGATCATCGCTAGATACATATCCCTTTTAGACACACCATCTTCTTCCACTGCCTGGATCATTAATCCTGCTCCATAAGCCAACCCTATCGTTAATCCTGCTACAAGTGTCATGGATGTATTTTTTTCCATTCCAAGCATTTTTGTAAATGGAGCTAGTTTATTTGAGAAGACAGTCAGCCAGCCTTTTTCGCGCAAGAATTGCATGATCACCATCAACGGAATAACAATTGCTGCTAACTGCACCACGGCAATTCCTGCAGTTTGCAGACCTAACAACGTAATTTCTCCCCAGCCTGTTGCTGTAGCTTCCGTGCTTGAAATAAAACCGTATTGTGCAGGTTCAGCTCCACCGTTCCACATCAGATTAATCATTATTCCTGAAAATAACGCCAGACCAATACGAACACCTATAATGAGCCACAAATTCACTCCCACTTTCGAAGCAACCGCTGACTCAATAAATAAATTATGCGAAAAAGAAAGCATTACAGCTAATATAAATACCTCTTTCACACTAAATTCAAAGGATACGATTGCAGCAATTCCTGCATATAAATTAAGTGTATTACCCAACACCAGTGGAACAGCTGCTTCACCTGACAACCCTAATAACCCCATCACGGGTGTTAATTTTTCTATAATCCATGGCAGGACTGGTGTATATTGTAAAATGGTTACAATTAATGTGATCGGGAAAATGATTTTTCCTAATGCCCAAGTTGTGCTTAAGCCCTGTTGTAACCCGCGATACATAATTGCAGACATACTCCATAACCTCTTTTCTTTCATTCAACGCTATTATTTTTTCTTTTTGCGTTTCTTTTTCTTGTTCTTATTCCCCTTCTTCTTTTCAGGTACCTTCACATGATTGTAACGTTTAGTTCCAGTCGAGTTACGGCGATAAATAATCAAAATGAGTGAAGCTACGATTAAGACAATCGAAACAACCTGTGCAGTGCGTAATTCCCCAAATAGATACAAACTATCTGTACGCATCCCCTCAATGAAGAACCGACCAATCGAATATGTAATCGCATAGCTTAACAAAATTTCTCCACGTAATGGATTGTATCTTCGTAACACCAACAGAAAAACAAATACGACTATATTCCAAAACGATTCATATAAAAACGTCGGATGATACATAACGCCATCTATGGTCATTTGATTCATAATAAAGTCGGGAAGGTACTGGTGAAAGCTTTGATAAGTTGATTCAGCAATCGGTCCACCATGTGCCTCCTGATTCATAAAATTGCCCCAACGTCCAATCGCCTGCGCAAGTATCAGGCCAGGAACGGTAACATCGGCTAACTGCCAGAATGATTCTTTCTTTACACGTGCAAAAACAATCATTGTAAGAATAGCCCCAATTAATGCACCATGTATGGCAAGGCCACCTTCCCACACAGCAAAAACAGTCCACCATGGGCTATCTGCATAACGCTCCCATTCAAAGATCACATAGTACATACGTGCAAATAAAATCGCAATTGGAATTGCAAAAACAACTAAATCAATTATTATATCCTTTTTCAAACCCAGGCGATCGGCTTCTTTTGTTGCTACGTACAAACCTAAAAATGCGCCAAGGGCTATAATGACACCATACCAGTGAATAGATATAGGGCCTAGTTCAAGAAACACAGGATCCAACGCAGTTGCAACGTTTGGCATTTACATCACTCCTATTCAAACTTATCTTTTTCTTCTCTCTCTATCATTGTCGTTAATTGATCGGAAAACTCCTGTGCAGTATTCACACCCATCCGTTTTAACCGGAAGTTCATTGCAGCAACCTCTATAATAACGGCAAGATTTCTACCAGGTCGTACAGGAATCGTTGCTTTAGGTAAGTGTACATCCATGATCTTCATCGTTTCTTCTTCTAAGCCTAAACGGTCATACTGTTTTTTCTGATCCCATAACTCTAAATTTACAATCAACGAGATTTTTTTATAGCTTCTAACGGCTCCCGCGCCGAATAATGTCATGACATTAATAATGCCTAACCCGCGTATTTCCAGTAAATGTTCGATCAGTGGGGGAGAATTCCCGATCAAGGTATCATAATCTTCCTGACGAATTTCCACATTATCATCAGCTACTAACCTGTGTCCTCGTTTGACCAGCTCTAATGCAGTCTCACTTTTACCAACACCACTTTGTCCAGAAATAAGAACACCAACACCGTTAATATCGACAAGTACACCATGAATGGCTGTAGTTGGAGCAAATGCGGTTTCTAGATAATTGGTTAGTCTACTAATAACACGAGTCGTTTGTCGTGGTGATTTCAAAATTGGCACTCCTGATTCATTTGCTGCTTCTATCATAACTGCTGGAATGTCCATCCCCCTCGATACTACAATCCCAGGAGTTACATCTGTACACAGCTTTTCTACCCGATCCTTCTTCTGTTCCTCTGTAAGTTCCAGATAATATGCCATTTCGGTTTTACCTATTAATTGTAAACGTTCTCGCGGATAATATCTAAAATATCCCGTCATCTCAATGCCTGGCCTTGATATATCACTCGTAATTATTTCTCTATGTATACCGTCATCACCGGCCACAAGAGTAAGATTAAAATTTTCAAGTAAGTCTTTGATTTGAACCTTTGGCATGGTAACACCTCCTATTAGAAAACTTGACTTATCGCCAAGCTTTAAATGACGATAGCCTTATGCAGTATTAACTGCTAAAGTAAAACTTCATTCATTGGATCATTTGCACGTTGACTATTCGTTCGGTCCATACGACGTGCGTTACATAGACCTAGCATTCTGATCGTTATTTTTACTTACCGTTAGGCTCTTTTCGTTAGTATTGGGACTGCGCTTACTCGTTCCATCGAAGACAATTGTTGCTTTTAAATCTTCGTACTTGATATAAAAGACTACGCAGTGCCAATTCTTACAAACGTTAGTTGAGAGCAGCGATTCGCTACGGAAACACATTTCGCGCACCTTAGGGCGGCTGGTGAGCCTCCTTGTGCTGGCGCACTGCGGGGTCTCACCGATGCCTTTCCTCCCGCAGTAGTCTTCATGTGTTTCCCCCGCTGATTCAGATGATCCTGCAACTTCATCAAAAAAATTATATTGTTTAATTATATAACAAATATAGCCATGCACTCTTATGAAGGTTGATTAGAGCGGAGTACAGTCGACTCCTCGAAAATAAAAGCCAATTTTCTTCGTGCGATGCAATGCTGCCGTAGCCTTCCTTGTCCTGCGGGAGCAATGGTCTTCGGCGGGGCGAGTAACCGCACCGCAGTCCCAGTCCCAATCTTTTAGAAAACAGCCTACCGTTAAAATTCGAAAAAAATATAACTGTTTTTATTGTAGCATATTTTGTAAAGAAAAACGCTATTGCACGTTTGTTTATACGTGTTCCTAAGAAGATCTTATTTGCCATGTTCACCGGACTTTTTGAACATCCTCTTAAAGTATTTAAACATAAGAAAAACGCAGGCAACAATACCTACGCATTTTCTTTATCTCACCGAATCTCTTATGAGCGTGTTTAAAAATAAATTTATTATAGAAATAACAATCGATGCAAGAATCGCCATACCAAACCCTTCAATCACAAAGGAATCATCCATTAATGCCTGTGTAATCATCAGTGTGATGGCATTGATCACAAACAAGAACAACCCAAGGGTTAAAACCGTTATAGGTAAGGTGAAAAGAACTAAAATCGGCTTTATAATAACATTCAAAATAGATAAAATGAAACTTGCTAATAATGCTGCTGGGAATCCTTCTAGCTGAAAAGAATTAAATAATTGTGAAACTGCAATTAATGCAACGGCATTTAATACGATCGTAATTAGCCAACGTAACAGCATTAATAGATCTCCCTTTCATTCGGTATGATAAAAATGGCGACTAAATAAATTAGCGCAAATGTAAATATACTCATAAACAATAGAATAACAAAGGCTAACCGCATAATCGTTGCATCTATATTAAAATATTCAGCAAGGCCGCCTAGTATTCCAGCCACCATTCTATTCGTATTAGACCGGTAAAGTTTTTTCATGTGATTGCCTCCTCCCTTTTTAATTTTCCTGTTAGCCTATTTTTGTAAACACGCTTTTATAATTTATGCCCTTTTATGAAGAAATGATTCTGATTATTGTAAGAGGATTTTTCGAGGTAGACAATTGCTCAATCATTGAGGGGATAAATCCTTGCTATAATAGCAAGGAGAGCCCTTATTAATCTTCAAAATTCCATGTAAAGAATTGTTCTGTACTAAATCTTTCTTTGATGTCTTCATTAATAATATATTCTCCATCTTTTTGTGTAAACTGACTAAGAATCCCATCAACTTGAGAGCTATGTGCTGATATTGCTTCCATTTTTGTATCAAAGTAATGGGTAATATCATTTGAAATATCCGGTATACCAATTTCTTCATAATAGGTATTGGTAATTGCCTGTGCCCAAACGGTTGGACGTTTTTCAGGATTTATTAATCTTACAGCTTCAATCGCCGCTGCTCCTAATGCATTATGATCCGGGTGTACAGCATGATCCGGGTAATGTGTAATCACAAGGCTGGGTTGGATCTCTTCTAAAATACCTTTCAAATGTGCTGCCACTTCTCCGCGATCCTCATACTCCATCGTTTTATCTCGATAGCCCAACATTTTTAACTCGACATCAAGAACATTACATGCCTTGACCAATTCCTCTTTTCGTATTTCAGGTAACGATTCTCGGTTGGCAAATGGTGGTGTTCCCATATTTCTTCCCATTTCCCCCAATGTTCCACATAAATAGGTTACCGGAACTCCCTGTTTGCGAAATTGTGTAATTGTACCAGCCGCTCCAAACGATTCATCATCCGGATGTGGGTAAATAACTACTACATGTTTTTCCATTACTTTCCCTACTTTCCTTAAGCCTTAATATTGAAAAGGAACTTCACTAATTTCTAATGCTACCATCAAGCGTCCATTACGGTCATGACCAGCAAGCAATAATTCTTTCTTTTCGGTTAGTTCCCAATCGGTTAAGCCTTCTGCGTAAATCCAACCCATTTCCAATTTCAAACCAACGCGATATATCTTATCATCTTTGATTATTTTTGCTTGATTAAATGAAACTTGTGCATTTCGGATATAAGCTCCGACATTGTATGCATTTTCGTCTAAATGGCTTGCATATGCTCCATTTGTCGTTTCCAAATGAATGTAAACATCTTTTTCTACAAAGTCATTTAAAATTTCCTGAACTTCATTACTATCAATCGTCTTCATCTATTTGAGCCTCCCCAGACACTTCTATCATTACCTTACCCAATGGAAAGGATCACGTCAAAAATTTCGTGCTTTATCGTTGATTGGAATTCTCCCTAATTATTTGTTAAAGACTGTTTTCTAAAAGATTGGGACTGGGACTGCGCTTACTCGTCCCACCGAAAAAAATTGTTGTTTTTGGCACAAAATCTATAGAAGACGACGTAACTACCAGGTTGATTTCCGCTGCGTACAGTCGCTTTCCGCGGGCACGGCTTCAGCCTTCGACGCACAGGACGTGCTAGTGCAGGTTTTGCGACAGGACGTCGCGAACTTAACCTGCCTCGCAGGAAACCGCTGCTGCGGGGTCTTCAGACTCGTGCTATTCCCGCAGGAGTCGACTGTACTCCGCTCCAA
Proteins encoded:
- a CDS encoding YojF family protein — its product is MKTIDSNEVQEILNDFVEKDVYIHLETTNGAYASHLDENAYNVGAYIRNAQVSFNQAKIIKDDKIYRVGLKLEMGWIYAEGLTDWELTEKKELLLAGHDRNGRLMVALEISEVPFQY
- a CDS encoding PspC domain-containing protein yields the protein MKKLYRSNTNRMVAGILGGLAEYFNIDATIMRLAFVILLFMSIFTFALIYLVAIFIIPNEREIY
- the bshB2 gene encoding bacillithiol biosynthesis deacetylase BshB2, which produces MEKHVVVIYPHPDDESFGAAGTITQFRKQGVPVTYLCGTLGEMGRNMGTPPFANRESLPEIRKEELVKACNVLDVELKMLGYRDKTMEYEDRGEVAAHLKGILEEIQPSLVITHYPDHAVHPDHNALGAAAIEAVRLINPEKRPTVWAQAITNTYYEEIGIPDISNDITHYFDTKMEAISAHSSQVDGILSQFTQKDGEYIINEDIKERFSTEQFFTWNFED